One Solanum lycopersicum chromosome 4, SLM_r2.1 DNA window includes the following coding sequences:
- the LOC138348153 gene encoding uncharacterized protein has product MSHIPPHKRQTKGYPSLNPTPAPESVMRYVFDKRNFQTLSPESFATKEGLHSLSLVSAHQGCSEGTKNELIETPWLLIAANVKKDLLLSFQHMKREMDEADMAQVKPSVVARFGKVLFYGTTVSCKCPMAKDHNKIQLYKIELNRVRHMVANTSIRGKSSDLRLFVYTKKIKLALSDEEKNEIKDLIGSVILDSQVPGGLRWPLDKRHSPGGRYVVNSIGYTTAKSYMNSSIRFKFRHANRYKFESSTGEEVTQEIFMKMPGIVSELRKQTMDEDLVFEMLKDNLKLIWDLSV; this is encoded by the exons ATGTCTCACATTCCCCCGCACAAGAGACAAACAAAGGGCTATCCATCGTTAAATCCAACTCCGGCACCAGAGTCTGTCATGAGATATGTTTTCGACAAGAGAAA TTTCCAAACACTTTCACCAGAGTCCTTTGCAACGAAAGAAGGCCTACATTCTCTCTCTTTGGTTTCAGCTCATCAAG GTTGCAGTGAAGGAACAAAGAATGAGCTTATAGAAACACCATGGCTTTTGATTGCTGCAAATGTGAAGAAGGATTTGCTTTTGTCATTTCAACATATGAAACGTGAGATGGATGAAGCTGATATGGCACAAGTAAAACCCTCTGTAGTTGCTCGTTTTGGAAAAGTTCTCTTTTATGG AACAACTGTTTCCTGCAAATGTCCTATGGCAAAAGATCATAATAAGATTCAGCTCTATAAG ATTGAGTTGAACCGAGTACGCCACATGGTTGCAAACACGAGCATTCGTGGAAAGAGCTCAGACCTCAGATTGTTTGTATATACAAAGAAAATTAAGCTGGCTTTATCT GATGAGGAGAAGAATGAAATTAAGGATCTTATTGGTTCTGTTATTTTGGACTCACAAGTACCGGGTGGTTTAAGATGGCCTTTAGACAAGCGCCATTCTCCAGGGGGTCGATATGTTGTTAATTCTATTGGTTACACAACTGCAAAATCATATATGAATTCATCAATTAGGTTTAAGTTTCGACATGCAAATCGATATAAATTTGAATCTTCAACTGGTGAGGAGGTTACACAAGAGATTTTCATGAAAATGCCTGGAATTGTATCAGAGTTACGA AAGCAAACAATGGATGAAGATCTGGTGTTTGAAATGCTGAAAGACAACTTGAAGTTAATTTGGGATCTGTCTGTTTAG
- the LOC101268176 gene encoding uncharacterized protein, whose product MSYIPPHKRHTKGSPSPEPTPAPESVLPALRKSLNFKRKENIRLEIRYAHGAVRKWFPVGLTHFSSLVNLQPLSIHQKSNENPLRLVLMQGCNGGTNDEPWRLVAKNVMEDLLLSFQHVKSVMEESNMEEESKPSLVARFGRILFHGISAKSQESLNSNLLKETTLRQMRKSFYTSVPLSYMEYIRNLAVEKLDLQYVEEKELYYVKLSDNMRADSTVTCKCTVVKDQEKIQLHKIELNQVRNMVADMSCPGKSLDLRLMLNTKKIMTGLSDEEINEIKSLIGSAVLDSEVKGGLRWPFGEDSSGSRYAVTGVWHTTAKSYGNSSIRLKLRHADRYDFRSSTGEVAQEVNLKMSGILSQLQEETIDENLVLKMLEDNLKLIWDHCLDDGSSS is encoded by the exons ATGTCTTACATTCCACCACACAAGAGGCACACAAAGGGTTCACCGTCGCCGGAACCAACTCCGGCACCGGAATCAGTGCTACCTGCCTTGAGAAAAAGCCTGAATTTCAAGAGAAAGGAAAACATTCGGCTCGAGATCCGTTATGCTCATGGTGCAGTTAGGAAATGGTTCCCTGTTGGTTTGACTCATTTTTCATCTCTTGTCAACCTTCAACCTCTTTCTATCCATCAAAAATCTAACGAAAATCCTCTTCGTTTGGTGCTAATGCAAG gTTGCAATGGAGGAACGAATGATGAGCCATGGCGTTTGGTGGCTAAAAATGTGATGGAAGACTTACTTTTGTCATTTCAACATGTCAAATCTGTAATGGAGGAATCTAATATGGAAGAAGAATCAAAGCCGAGTCTAGTTGCTCGTTTTGGAAGAATTCTCTTTCATGG GATTTCTGCAAAAAGTCAAGAATCCCTCAATAGTAACCTATTAAAGGAAACTACCTTGAGGCAAATGAGAAAATCTTTCTATACCAGTGTTCCTCTTTCATACATGGAATATATACGAAACCTTGCAGTTGAAAAACTTGACTTACAATATGTGGAGGAGAAGGAATTATACTACGTCAAG CTTTCAGACAACATGCGCGCTGATTCAACTGTCACCTGCAAATGTACGGTGGTCAAGGATCAGGAGAAAATTCAGCTCCATAAG ATTGAGCTGAACCAAGTACGCAACATGGTTGCAGACATGAGCTGTCCTGGCAAAAGCTTAGACCTGAGGTTGATGTTAAACACCAAGAAAATCATGACGGGTTTATCT GATGAGGAGATCAATGAAATTAAAAGTCTTATCGGTTCAGCTGTGTTGGACTCTGAAGTTAAGGGTGGGCTGAGATGGCCCTTTGGCGAGGATTCTTCAGGGAGTCGATATGCTGTTACCGGTGTCTGGCACACAACTGCAAAATCGTATGGGAATTCGTCAATTAGGCTTAAGCTTAGACATGCAGATCGATATGATTTCAGATCTTCAACTGGTGAGGTTGCACAGGAAGTTAACCTGAAAATGTCTGGGATTTTATCCCAATTGCAG GAGGAAACGATTGACGAAAACCTGGTGCTTAAAATGCTGGAAGACAACTTGAAGTTAATCTGGGATCACTGTTTGGATGATGGTTCTTCAAGCTGA
- the VDE gene encoding violaxanthin de-epoxidase, whose translation MALAPHSNILCNHEAIKCQVGSRLQSHTRFSWGRADYFGSIVLVKICSRRQIPTYLQKSSRICCGLDSRSLQLSSRGKQNLSSAHRINQNVPKGNTIWKFPEDVALMVLKKWGQLAKTAIVTIFILSVASKADAVDALKTCTCLLKECRIELAKCISNPACAANVACLQTCNNRPDETECQIKCGDLFENSVVDEFNECAVSRKKCVPRKSDVGDFPVPDPSVLVQKFDMNDFIGKWYITRGLNPTFDVFDCQLHEFHTEGNKLVGSLTWRIGTPDGGFFTRSAVQKFVQDPKYPGILYNHDNEYLHYQDDWYILSSKVENSPDDYIFVYYKGRNDAWDGYGGSVLYTRSSVLPETIIPELQIAAQKVGRDFNTFIKTDNTCGPEPPLVERLEKKVEEGERTIIKEVEEIEEEVEKVKEKEVSLFSRLFEGFKELQQDEENFIRELSKEEMDILDGLKMEATEVEKLFGNALPIRKLR comes from the exons ATGGCGCTTGCCCCTCATTCAAACATTCTGTGCAATCATGAGGCCATCAAATGTCAAGTTGGATCAAGGCTTCAGAGTCATACAAGATTTAGCTGGGGTAGAGCAGATTACTTTGGTAGTATAGTCCTAGTGAAAATTTGTTCCAGAAGACAGATACCTACATACTTGCAGAAATCTTCTAGAATATGTTGTGGTTTGGATTCTAGAAGTCTGCAACTATCATCACGGGGGAAACAAAATCTTTCTTCTGCACATAGAATTAACCAGAATGTACCTAAG GGAAATACAATATGGAAATTTCCAGAAGATGTAGCTTTGATGGTCTTGAAGAAATGGGGCCAATTGGCCAAAACAGCAATTgtaactatatttattttgtcagtTGCTTCAAAGGCTGATGCCGTTGATGCTCTCAAAACTTGTACTTGCTTACTGAAAGAGTGCAG GATAGAGCTTGCGAAGTGCATCTCAAACCCTGCATGTGCAGCTAATGTTGCCTGTCTCCAAACATGCAACAATAGACCTGATGAAACGGAATGTCAG ATAAAATGTGGTGATTTGTTTGAAAACAGTGTTGTAGACGAGTTCAATGAGTGTGCAGTCTCCCGGAAGAAATGTGTACCTCGTAAATCTGATGTTGGTGACTTTCCTGTGCCTGATCCCAGTGTTCTCGTCCAAAAGTTTGACATGAATGATTTTATTGGAAAATGGTACATCACTCGCGGTTTGAATCCCACATTTGATGTTTTTGATTGTCAATTGCATGAGTTCCATACAGAAGGAAACAAACTTGTGGGAAGTCTGACTTGGAGAATAGGGACACCTGATGGAGGATTTTTCACTCGATCCGCAGTGCAAAAATTCGTGCAAGATCCAAAGTATCCCGGGATACTCTACAATCATGATAATGAGTATCTTCACTACCAAGATGACTG GTATATTTTGTCATCCAAAGTTGAAAACAGTCCAGATGATTACATATTTGTGTACTATAAGGGCAGAAATGATGCATGGGATGGATATGGTGGTTCTGTACTTTATACTAGAAGCTCCGTTTTGCCTGAAACGATTATACCTGAGTTGCAAATTGCAGCTCAAAAAGTTGGTCGTGATTTCAACACTTTCATAAAAACAGACAATACTTGTGGCCCTGAGCCACCCCTTGTTGAACGGTTAGAGAAGAAAGTGGAAGAAGGAGAGCGGACAATCATAAAAGAAGTCGaggaaatagaagaagaagtcGAGAAGGTGAAGGAAAAAGAAGTCAGCTTATTCAGTAGACTGTTCGAAGGTTTCAAAGAGCTGCAACAAGATGAAGAAAACTTTATAAGAGAGCTCAGCAAAGAAGAAATGGATATTTTGGATGGACTTAAAATGGAAGCAACTGAAGTAGAAAAACTCTTTGGAAATGCATTACCAATAAGGAAATTAAGGTAA
- the LOC101255584 gene encoding probable receptor-like protein kinase At1g11050, with the protein MLGMKESKVGMEESKVFGDVLENGIYTDPQYKKSGLLTCATDVYSFGVIMLQVLSGIKIPHFDEDARHILLTKAKNVSSGKLPMTEFEDPKLKGKQINVEALKSILQIAVNCVSETREERPTIDKVYEELNNTWRLMTNNGWPINVPPDINSNFNSKLVWCPVLKCADCGLNFTSSPYKPTGECIAIDQEMINEWDSFPTTRCCQNALNFFSHALANQAIQQGNLFLHRDQWGRCTSGSFKHQPSVSISKCGLDHLYQESSRCSTLSLTSVVQNQNFKNVWYNCSRFNSSNFDDACRDCTSAIKSTRDHFLEQLNAKDNGTERAICLVAVVISAATTKLNDPSLIDDFFRCLPGLNTLDKSSEHYIKIRYSLAKALVAIVLATFGMMMVIFLVKYVTRNARAGRKLLRSKPKMFPSCPGLYTFSKAEIENAINYGDEKKFLGRGSAGQVFKGVLPSGQVVAIKQIYRSNTSDSFSRELENLSRVRHPNLVCLFGCCIEDGEQYLVYEYCSAGNLAQHLLRKDMVLSWEQRVKILRDCALALRYLHSYIDGFIVHRDIKLTNILLTEDLDAKLSDFGLAKMLGMEESKVFTDVRGTIGYMDPEYMSNAKLTCASDIYSFGIVALQVLSGQKVIELDLDARDQLTRKAKDVSMGKRGLKDFEDPRLKGEVNSVDFESILQIAVLCVAKSSKGRPTIDVVVEEMEKVLKNTLTYFELRKSSTNCVNGPYDIKC; encoded by the exons ATGCTAGGAATGAAAGAAAGCAAAGTAGGAATGGAAGAAAGCAAAGTATTTGGAGATGTTTTGGAAAATGGAATATACACAGACCCTCAATACAAAAAGAGTGGTTTACTCACTTGTGCAACTGACGTTTATAGCTTTGGAGTTATAATGTTGCAAGTCCTATCTGGAATAAAAATTCCTCACTTCGATGAAGATGCCAGACACATATTATTAACAAAG GCAAAGAATGTGAGTAGTGGAAAGCTTCCAATGACGGAGTTTGAAGATCCCAAATTGAAAGGGAAACAAATAAACGTTGAAGCATTGAAATCCATATTGCAAATTGCAGTAAATTGTGTGTCTGAAACAAGAGAAGAGCGCCCAACAATAGACAAAGTTTATGAGGAGCTGAACAACACTTGGAGGCTCATGACCAATAATGGTTGGCCTATTAATGTTCCTCCTG atattaactcaaACTTTAATAGTAAATTGGTTTGGTGTCCTGTACTTAAATGTGCAGATTGTGGGCTGAACTTCACCTCATCTCCATACAAACCAACCGGTGAATGCATTGCTATCGATcaagaaatgataaatgaatGGGACAGTTTCCCCACCACAAGATGCTGCCAAAATGCCCTCAACTTCTTCTCTCATGCATTAGCTAATCAAGCAATTCAACAAGGGAACCTCTTTCTCCATCGCGATCAATGGGGACGTTGCACCTCTGGATCCTTTAAGCACCAGCCCTCTGTTTCTATCAGTAAATGTGGACTTGATCACCTCTATCAAGAAAGCAGCCGATGCTCTACCCTTTCTTTGACAAGTGTTGTGCAGAATCAGAATTTTAAGAATGTCTGGTACAACTGTTCACGTTTCAATTCCTCTAACTTCGACGATGCTTGTAGAGATTGCACAAGTGCCATCAAATCTACGAGGGATCATTTCCTTGAACAGTTAAATGCAAAAGATAATGGAACTGAGAGAGCTATATGTCTTGTGGCTGTTGTCATTTCAGCTGCTaccacaaaattaaatgatCCTTCTTTAATCGACGATTTCTTCAGATGTTTGCCAGGGCTGAATACTCTAG ATAAGTCAAGTGAACATTACATTAAAATCAGAT ATTCTTTAGCGAAAGCATTGGTTGCAATAGTTTTAGCAACATTTGGGATGATGATGGTGATCTTTCTAGTTAAGTATGTAACAAGAAACGCTAGGGCTGGACGAAAGCTTCTTCGTTCAAAACCAAAGATGTTCCCTTCTTGTCCAGGGCTATATACTTTCTCGAAAGCTGAGATTGAGAACGCGATAAATTATGGAGATGAGAAGAAATTCCTGGGACGCGGTAGTGCAGGGCAAGTTTTCAAAGGGGTTCTTCCTAGTGGACAAGTAGTTGCTATCAAGCAGATTTATAGAAGTAATACGTCAGATTCTTTCAGTAGAGAACTCGAGAATCTTTCCAGAGTCAGACATCCTAATCTTGTTTGCCTCTTTGGGTGTTGCATTGAAGACGGTGAACAATATTTAGTCTACGAGTATTGCTCTGCTGGAAATCTAGCTCAACATCTTCTGA ggaAAGACATGGTCCTAAGTTGGGAACAAAGGGTAAAAATCTTAAGAGATTGTGCACTTGCATTGAGGTATCTCCACAGCTACATAGATGGATTCATTGTTCATAGAGATATTAAG CTTACAAATATCCTCTTAACAGAGGATCTGGATGCAAAGCTATCAGATTTTGGACTGGCAAAGATGTTGGGAATGGAAGAGAGCAAAGTGTTTACAGATGTACGAGGGACGATAGGTTATATGGATCCAGAATATATGAGTAACGCGAAATTGACGTGTGCAAGTGACATTTACAGCTTTGGTATAGTAGCTTTACAGGTTCTTTCTGGCCAGAAAGTGATTGAACTTGATTTGGATGCCAGAGACCAACTAACAAGAAAA GCAAAGGATGTGAGCATGGGTAAACGGGGACTAAAAGACTTCGAGGACCCGAGGCTAAAAGGTGAAGTGAACAGTGTGGATTTTGAGTCCATACTTCAAATTGCAGTGCTTTGTGTTGCCAAATCAAGCAAAGGTCGTCCAACTATTGACGTTGTCGTTGAGGAGATGGAAAAAGTATTGAAAAACACATT GACATATTTCGAGTTAAGGAAGAGCTCAACCAATTGCGTAAATGGACCATATGATATAAAATGCTAG